A genome region from Anastrepha ludens isolate Willacy chromosome 3, idAnaLude1.1, whole genome shotgun sequence includes the following:
- the LOC128857992 gene encoding nuclear transcription factor Y subunit gamma produces MSHSYSNAPSSSGGSGNVATTTAGGRHGPNSNSTNSIQVISSGTYNISGDVLVSSSSVPIIPKIKQSPKTTRITNVRKPPPTIDNFWQNIMADVREINQVDAKHQALPLARIKKIMKLDENAKMIAAEAPLLFAKACEYFIQELTMRAWIHTEESKRRTLQRSDIAQAIANYDQFDFLIDIVPREDIKPSANSGIKKDTPSQHTTVNTSNSTTSGPIKMESTEGEVLTFSALNSDALAQSAAQIQNAPQAHSTMHPPQQLQIIQQPSATHPQQMQYFIATADALNAAHGQNAAPQQQLQIIQQAAQPQYFITTHQPQQLILTAGPNGQFTATPAPATPAHQQATILQNLAQHQQQQQQPQIQLLQQVVTPTGELTNVPIAINANQLNLLRLQMQPTATQQLLHLNTSNNVPVTTSHNVATAQVQTQHHGQQQQQQHHPNAGANIFINATPQVAAAQHQHQQLQQQHQHVNVAGASIVATDRSLGGTYRPNC; encoded by the exons ATGTCGCACTCCTACTCCAACGCACCGAGTAGTAGTGGCGGCTCGGGAAATGTAGCCACTACGACCGCTGGTGGCCGTCATGGCCCCAACAGTAATTCGACAAACTCAATCCAAGTCATATCGTCTGGAACATATAACATATCAGGTGATGTGCTAGTAAGCAGCAGCAGTGTGCCCATCATtcctaaaataaaacaatcgccAAAAACCACGCGTATAACAAATGTCCGTAAGCCCCCTCCCACCATCGATAATTTCTGGCAGAATATCATGGCGGATGTACGAGAAATAAATCAAGTGGACGCAAAGCATCAAGCACTGCCGCTTGCACGCATAAAGAAGATAATGAAATTGGACGAAAACGCAAAAATGATAGCTGCTGAAGCGCCGCTTCTATTTGCGAAAGCCTGTGAATATTTTATACAGGAGCTGACAATGCGCGCCTGGATACATACCGAAGAAAGCAAACGGCGTACACTGCAACGTTCAGATATTGCACAAGCAATTGCAAATTATGACCAATTTGATTTCCTTATTGATATTGTGCCGCGTGAAGATATCAAGCCTAGTGCGAATAGTGGAATCAAAAAGGACACCCCCTCTCAACACACGACGGTAAACACGTCGAATTCGACAACCAGTGGACCAATAAAGATGGAATCGACGGAAGGAGAAGTATTAACTTTTAGTGCACTGAACTCGGATGCACTTGCGCAGTCAGCGGCCCAAATACAAAATGCGCCACAAGCGCACTCCACAATGCATCCGCCACAGCAACTacaaattatacaacaaccatCCGCTACACATCCGCAGCAAATGCAGTACTTCATTGCAACAGCGGATGCGTTGAACGCAGCACACGGGCAAAATGCAGCACCACAGCAGCAGCTACAAATCATACAGCAAGCGGCGCAACCGCAATATTTCATAACAACACAT CAACCCCAACAACTCATATTGACGGCAGGACCCAATGGACAATTCACCGCTACACCCGCGCCGGCCACCCCAGCGCACCAACAAGctactattttacaaaatttggcgcaacatcaacagcagcagcagcaaccacAAATTCAGCTGCTGCAGCAAGTGGTGACACCCACAGGCGAGTTGACCAACGTCCCT ATTGCAATCAACGcaaatcaattaaatttattgcgacTGCAAATGCAACCTACAGCAACACAACAGTTGCTGCATCTCAACACTTCCAACAACGTCCCAGTCACTACCTCTCACAACGTTGCTACTGCTCAGGTGCAAACACAGCATCATggtcagcaacagcagcagcagcatcatcCTAATGCAGGagcaaacattttcataaatgccACCCCACAAGTTGCTGCAGCGCAGCATCAACACCAACAactgcagcagcagcatcagcacGTAAATGTGGCGGGCGCGTCGATTGTCGCTACAGACCGTTCTTTAGGTGGTACTTACAGACCGAATTGCTAG